From the Candidatus Delongbacteria bacterium genome, the window AAGATCTGCATTATACAATTATCTTTTTGCAAAAAAAAATAATGGCACAATGATTTTGCGTATTGAAGATACTGACCAGTCAAGACTTGTTGAAGGTGCTGTGGATAACCTTTTAAGCAGTATGGAATGGGCTGGTATTAAATTTGATGAAGGTCCCCATGTTGGTGGAGATTTCGGTCCCTATGTTCAGAGCGAAAGAACTGAATTATACAGAAAATATGCTGAAGAGTTGATGGAAAAAGGGTTTGCATACAAATGTTTTTGCACGAGTGATGATCTGGAGAAAATGAGAGAAGAACAATTACAACAAAATGTACCACAACCTCAATATGACAGAAGATGTAGAAATCTGACTCAGGAACAGATTGATAATAAAATAAAAAATGGCGAAAAATATACTGTAAGATTGAAAGTACCACTTACCAAAGATAAGGTGGAATTTACAGATATGGTTTATGGGAATATTGCTGTTGACTCTGATACAATAGCCGATCAAGTGCTTTTAAAGAGTGATGGTTTTCCGACATATCACCTTGCTAACATAGTTGATGACCATTTGATGGAAATTTCTCATGTGATAAGAGGTGAGGAGTGGATTCCTTCAACACCTTTACATGTTGTTCTATACAAAGCCTTTGGCTGGGAATCACCTAAATTTTGTCATTTACCGCTTCTTGTAAACAGTGAAAGAAAAAAATTATCAAAAAGACACGGTGATGTTAGTGTGGAAAGTTTCAAAGAAAAAGGAATTCTTGAGGAAGCGTTGATAAATTATGTTTCTTTGCTTGGTTGGCATCCATCTGGAGACAGAGAGGTTTTCAGAATGGAAGAACTCATTGCAGAGTTTTCCGCAGAAAGAATTAGCAAAAGTTCTGCAGTTTTTGATTATGTCAAATTAGACTGGATGAATTCACAATATTTAAAAGATGCTGATAATGAAAGAATTTATAACATAATTGCAAATCATATTAAGGGTTCTGATAAAGAAGTGGAAAATAAGTCAAAGTGGCTTTTGATAATAGAAGCTTTAAAATCCAGAGTACAAAAAGCCGCAGATATTGTTTTGGAAGCTGAGCTCTTTTTCAATGAAGCAGTTATTTCGGAGGAATTATTAGATTCGATGGTAATGGTTGAATCTACTCAACTTTTATTAAATGAATTGATCAATAAAGTTGATACAGTTGAGTTTAATGGTAAGAATATCACAGCTCTAATGAATTCTATAGGTAAAGAAAACAAAATAAAAGGTAAAATGCTATGGATGCCCGTAAGAATCGTACTTACTGGACAAGAGCATGGTCCTGATCTTGATAAAATGATTGATATTTTCGGTAAAGATGAGTTCATTAAAAGAACAAAGGCTTGTATTAGATAGTGTTGAAACAAGTAAAGTATTTTTTTGTTTCAGAAAATCTTAGGTCGGGGAGAAGATAAATTTTCCCCTATCTAAAATTCAAGTAAGGAGTTGACATGTCTAGAGTTAGACCTACCTGGGATCAATATTTTATGGAAGTTATGAATGCTGTTGCAAAAAGATCTACTTGTGACAGGGGAATGGTTGGTTGTGTAATTGCGAGAGATTCACAGATTTTAGCAACCGGATACGCTGGAGCACCAAAAGCTTTGCCTCATTGTGACGATGTAGGTCATCAGATGAAAAAAATTGTTCATGAAGATGGTAATATCACTGAGCATTGTGTACGAACTGTTCATGCCGAACAAAATGCTATATGCCAAGCTGCCAAATTAGGTGTTTCCATAGATGGTGCTACACTGTATTGTAGAATGACTCCATGTAGAACTTGTGCAATGTTAATAATAAATTGCGGTATAAAAAGGGTTGTATGTGAAAAAAAATACCATGCAGGTGTCGAAAGTGAAGAGATGTTTAAATTAGCTGGTATTGAAGTTGAATACTTTAATGATGAGGTTCAGAGTTATAAGTGATTCCAAGAGAACAGATAGATAGAGTGCTTCAAAGCACTAATATAGTTGACGTAATCTCTGATAGAATTGAGCTTAGACGATCGGGTTCAAATTTTAAGGGTCGTTGTCCCTTTCATGATGAGAAAACTGCTTCCTTTATGGTTTCAGAGCAAAAGCAGATTTTTAAATGTTTTGGTTGTGGAATTTCCGGTAATGTTATCAAATTTGTTTCTGAATATGACCGTATTCCATGGCAGGACGCAGTAAGAGGGCTTGCCCAAAAAGCAGGTATAGAATTAACAGAAAAATATAGTGGGGATGTAAAATCAAGAGATGTTATTTTAGAAGCAAAAAAACTTCTAAAACAGATCACCGATATTTATTATAATAATCTACTTAAAGAGATGGAAAATGAAGACGGCGTTGTTTCTCAGTTTTTAAAAAAAAGGAGACTTACTAAAGCTGCTGTTGATTATTTTAAGATAGGTTACGCTCCCGATAACTGGAATTTTATATCAAATAATAGGGACATAATTAATAGTTATGATTTAGATCTTTTAGTTCGAAATGGTATTGTAAAATTGAATGAATTTGGTAAACCTTATGATTTTTTCAGAGGGAGAGTAATGTTTCCAATTTATGACATTACCGGTGATGTTATAGCCTTCAGTGGAAGAGATATTTTCGATAATAAAGACACTGCAAAATACTTAAATTCCCCTGAGTCTCCACTGTATAATAAAGGAGCTACATTTTTTGGGCTTTATCATTCCCTCGGGAAGATAAGGCAAACTTCATCAGCTGTTTTAGTTGAAGGTAATATTGATCAAGTTTCTCTTTTTATGGGTGGGATGGAAAATGTGATTGCTTTGTGCGGAACTGGTTTAACAAAAGATCATGTTAAAATTCTGAAAAGAAATGTAGAACGTGTAGTCATTATGTTTGATGGGGATAGTGCTGGGTTTAAATCTTCAGTAAGATCATCCTTGATGATTTTGGATGAAGGATTGAAAACTGAAATTATCATGATGCCTGATAATGAAGATCCTGACTCATACTTAAAGACTTATGGAATGAATAAATTGTTAGATTTAATGAATAATTATACATCTTTTGTAGAGTTTTTTATTAAAGTTAAAGGAGTTCCAAAAACACCAGAAGAGAAGATAAACCTGATAAGAGAATTTGGTGATTCAATATCTGAAGTTAAGCAAGATATAGTAAGGGATGTTCTAATTTCAGAGTTTTCAAAAGTACTTGGGCTGAACGAGACTTCGGTTAAAAAGGCTGTATCTGGAATTAAAAGAACTAAATTCAGAGAGATGAGTGAGGATACATTTTCGGATGAGACTGTTTATTCTAAAACATTTGGTCGTGATTTGGTTGAGTTTGGGTTAATATACCTCATGATAACAAGGGAAGAGTACCTTAAAAAAGCAATTAGATTGTTTACAGAAGATAATTTTTCTAATAAATTCGCAGCTCGACTTTTTTTTAAGATATTTGAACTTTATGAAGATGGGGAAACAGCAGATTTTGTTTTGCTTTTGAATGAGATAGAGGATGAAGGTCTGAAGAGTTTTTTTATAGATTTTTCCTCAAAACAGGAGGAAGAGTTTTTTTCTGATTCAAGTGAGACAGAAGTGAGATTAAGATATGCTTTCGAATACATGATAAATGTCATGGAAAATTATATTGTCGATGATATGAAAGAGAAAGTCAAAGAGCAGATTCAATTTGATGATGGTGAAAGTGACGACCTTTTAATGAAATTGTATCTTCAGAAAAAAAATCGAAATGTTATCAAATAGAGCAATAAAAAGTTTGTAATTTATGATTAATTTCATTATTAATGGTATTAGGGGCACAAAAAAGCATAAACCAATACAAAATTTATCATAATTAATAAATTATATTTGGAAGAGTGAAAAAAAAAATGTAACATTGAGGTCAAAAGTAATCAGGAGAACATTTATGGAGATTGCAGACAAAGTTGATAATATTGTAAACCTTCCGTTATTTTTCGGACTTAAAGATACAGATGTTAAGAGAATTGCCGATCAGTTTATAATATCAGATGTAAAAAAGAACAAGTTTTTGTTTGAAGAGGGCGTTGGTTCCCACTGGATATTTTTTGTTCTTCGAGGGAAAATAAAAGTTTTAGCTCATTCGGCAAGTGGGAAAGATGTCATTGTTAAACTTTCTACCGATAACGATCTGTTAACAGATAATGGTGTAATTTACAATAGTGACAGCGAGTACAATTACAGTGCTCAAGCACTGGAAGATTCAATTGTTGCTAAGGTTTCAGTAACTGATTTTAAGAATATGTTGAACACTTTTCCTGTTATTTCACTAAATCTTAATTCCCTTCTTGACAAATATCTTAGAGACTCATATTTAGTATTGAGAGACATGGCTTTAGAAAAAGTTGAAAGACGTATTGCTATAAATATCTTAAAACTAGCTAAAAGAACTGGTGTTAAGGTTAAGGAAGGTATTAAACTTCAAATCAAACTTTCAAGACAAGATATTGCCAATTTATCAGGTACTACGATTGAAACTGCTATCAGAGTAATGAGTAAATTGAAAAAAGATGGAATAATTTCTGAGGAAAAAGGTAGCATAACTATCACTCAAAGACACAGACTGGTTTCTATTGCTGAAGAATTTTAATAGGATCAAAGTATGGATCAAATTTCAGATTTTAAAAAGAAGTTCAAGACTGAAAAGTTCTACTTCATTCGATTAGCAGAACACTATTTCGAGAATGGTGAAATAAAGAAGTGTGAGAAGCTTATGACTGATTATGGTTATGAGTATGAGAATTTTGTAAGTGTTGATATTTTGAGAGCAAAGATTTTGCAGAAAAGTAAAAAATTTGAAGAATCTCTGACAATTCTTGAAAGACTAGCTGTATTAGAGCCAAAAAATCAATTGGTTTTTGAATTGATGGGTGAAGCTTATCTTGGTTTAGGAATATCTGAAAAGTATAGAGATTGTCTAAAAAAAATCTATGAAACAGATCCCTTTAACAAAAGCGTCAAAACATTACTTGGGTATGATAACAGAAAAAGTATTGTTGACTATGAGGAAACCAGCATCGGTAAATCTGATGAGAAAGTTGATCCAGAGTTTGAAGAAAACGAATTGGTCATAAAATCTGGGAGTAGTTATGCCAGTGATATGAGATCTCATAAAGAAGTATTGACAAATAAAAGAATTGAAGCACTTAAAAATTTCAAAAATAAGATTCACAGAAATGAAAATTTAAATGAGGATGATATTGAAAACAATCTTAAACCTCATGTTGACATAGTATCTCATTTTGAAGAGTTTGAAGAAAAGGAAGAAACTTTAAAGGGCTTAGATGATAATCTACAAAATGAAGAGATAAAAGTAGAAAATGATGTTATTCTTCCTGACCTTTCTATGGATAATGATCCTGCATATAACTTTAAAGAAATTGAAAAAGAGACCTCTAGCGAAATGAGTCCTGAAAAATCTGAGAGACCTAGCGATGACGTTGATGTTTTTGATCTTCTGGAGGAAGAGGTAACACCAAACGAGAAACTTGTTGAAGCTTCAGATGAATATAATGAAGAAGAGTTAAAGAAAATTATTCAGAAGAGTGCAATTCTGAATGAAGAGGAACTTTCTGAGTTTTCCCAAAGTGTAAAATTTTATAATGATATCGATCTTGTAGAGGAAGAGAGAGTTTTTTCAACTGAGAATGATGAAGAAGCCACAAATAGATTGGGTTTCATTGTCGATGAGGAGAGTAATTTTAAAAAAGTCGTAGTTGATAGTCTTGTCAAGCCTGATAAGAAGGTTCAAACAAAGAAACAGATCAAAATCGCAACCACAACTCTGGGTCAGATTTATGATGCTCAGGGGAAATATCAGGAAGCGAGAGATAATTATAAAGAAATGTTACAAAAAGACCCTAACAATATCGATTATAAAATTAAATTAGTAGATGCAGAGTTCAATATTGGGAGAACCAGAGTCGAAGAGGAGATGAATTATTATACTGCACTATTGGATAAATTTCCTGAAAATAAAAAATATCTTGATCGCTTTAAGAAATTTAAGGAAGAGTTAGATTATCTTAAAAAAGAGAGAGATGACAAAGTAAATAAGTTGAAGCAAAGATTAACATGAAGATGATTTTTTTGTTATTAATTTTACAATTTCTAGTTTCTGCTGAAATTTGTGAGATTAAGGATTATAATAGTATAAAGTTTGATGTTGATATTAAATTACCGCCAAAGAACTTTTTCCCCGAGATGGTAGAAGCTAAAGAAGAGAAACTGACAACCAATTATGATTCAGTTTATGTAAGCATTGATGGCTTTAGAATTCAATTATATAAAACTTCTGATTTTGCGGAAGCTAAGGAAAAAGAATCATATTTTAGAGAAGTTTTTATAGAAGATGAAGTAGTTCTAATATTCGAAGAACCTTTCTATAAAATTAGAGTTGGAAATTATAAAAGCAGAAATGAAGCTGATATTGTAAGAATTCGTCTAGAGAAAAATGGTTTTAGAAATGGTCTTGTTGTTCCAGATAAGATAAATATTCTTAAGCTTGAAAACCGGGAGTAATTTTGAAAGGAAAATTTATAACCTTTGAAGGTATAGATGGTTCCGGGAAAACAACTCAAGTAAATAAATTTTTAAAAGCATTAGAATCTAAAGGAATTGCTTATAAATTTTTTAGAGAACCCGGAGGAACAAGAATCGGTGAAAATCTTAGAGAGTTTCTTTTAGATAATAAAAATAATGATATGAAACCTGTAACCGAACTTTTGCTGTATTGTGCTTCAAGAGCTCAATTGGTTCCGGAAATTATTGATAACCTGGAAAAAGGTCTTTGGGTGGTTTGTGATCGTTTCATTGATTCAACCTTATGTTATCAGGGATATGGGAGAGGTTTAGATAAAGATTTTATCAGGAAAGCAAATGAGTTTGTTTGTTCAGGTAAATTTCCTGACGTTACATTCTATATAAAAATTGATTATAAGACTTCAATTGATAGACAGAGTGCTAGGAATGGGAAAAAGGACAGACTCGAAAATGAAGAAAGTGATTTTTTTTATAGGTTGATTGATGGTTTTGATTACATTGCAAGAGAGTACAACGAGAGAATTTCTGTTATTGATGGATCTTTGACAGAGGAGGAAGTGTTTAATGATGTACTATCACAATTGAGGATTAAAACCGGAGTGAATCTATGAAGCATATAATAATCAATCTGATATTTTTATTATCTTTATATTCAGTTGAAAATGACTATTACCAGGACTTAAGTAAATCAACAGATCTGTTCTTTGATGTATATAGTCAAATTAATTCTAAATATGTAGATCAAATTGTTCCGACCGAATTGATTGATATCGGAATCAAATCTATGCTTGAATCCCTAGATCCATACACTGTAATTCTTCAAGGCAACGAGAAGTCTCACTATGATGATTTAACTAATGGAAAGTATGGTGGAATAGGAATATATATTGGTGTCTCTGGTAAAGATAAAAGGCTTACTGTTATTTCGCCAATTGATGATACTCCTGCTTCAAAAGTTGGTCTTAGAGCTGGTGATCAGATATTTTATATTGATGATCTAAGTACTGACGGAATGACAACATCCGATGCTTCTAATTATCTAAGGGGTGATGAAGGATCTAGAGTAATTTTAAAAATAAAAAGAGCATCAGAAGACAAATTATTGGATTTTGAAATAATTCGAGAAACAATTAAAATTAACAATGTTCCATATTCAGCATTATTGGAAAATAATATAGCCTATATAAAAGTAAGTCAGTTTTCTCAGGGTACTCCCGATGATGTAAGAACAGAGTTGAAAAAATATATTGATCAGAATGCTTCTGGCGTTATTTTAGATTTGAGGTTTAATCCAGGTGGTCTTTTAAAAGCTGCTGTTGATATGTGCAATATTTTCGTTCCAAAAGGTCTGGAGATTGTGTCTACCAGAGGAAAAAATGATGTTGTGTTAAGCAGTTATAAAACTAATTCAGAACCGTTGGATACTGAAATACCTCTGGTTGTATTGATAAATGAATCTTCAGCATCTGCCTCTGAAATTGTAAGTGGTGCGATGCAGGATTATGATAGAGGAATAATTATTGGGCAAAACTCTTTTGGAAAAGGTCTTGTTCAGCAGATTTACTCTCTTACTGATACTTCAGCTATCAAAATTACCATTGCAAAATACTATACTCCTAGTGGCAGGTTAATCCAAAAAAAAGATTATTTCTCTGGAAGTGATGAAAAAGTAAGTGCTATAGAGGATTTTGAAACTGTTAAGAACAGAAGATTAGTCCATTCTGGAAATGGTATTGAGCCAGATGTATTTGTGGAAGCTAAAACTTTTAGTGAGTTTGTAGCTTATCTCAGGATGAAAAATGTGTTTACTGATTTTGTTTATGATTTTTACAAAGATAATAATGATTTCAATTATACTGGTATAGATGATGGTGTTTTTTCTGAGTTTAAATCTTATTCATTAAAATTCAATTCTGAGTTTAAAACTAAGTCTGAAATTGTACTAGACAGCATGGTGATAAGTTTGAAGGATGAAAATCTTCTCAAAGACTATTCCAAAGAGATAGAAACTTTAAGAGAAAAGTTTACAGATCACAAAACCTCTTTGTTTGATATAAATAGTGATGATATAAAAAATCTACTTGAGACTGAGTTTTCGGTTTACAATTATGGGAACAGTTCAAAATACACAATCTCATTGAGAGATGATCCTCAGGTTAAAAAAGCAGTAGAAATTCTTAATGATTTAAACAATTTCAAAACACTTCTTGGTTATGAGGAGAAATAAATGGCTGAAAGATATATTTCTTTGGCGAGACAGTCTATTGAAAATAAACTTGGGTTAATTGAGAAAGTTGATTCAAGTTTTGATGATCTGAAAAATATTGTTGGAGCTTTCTTTGTAACCCTAAAAATTGACAATGAACTTAGAGGTTGTATAGGATCCATGGAGGCTTACAGGTCTGTTTATGATGATATTGTTGGTAATGCTTTGAATGCGGCATTTAGAGATCCTCGATTTTTACCTTTGACCGCAGATGAGTATAAGAGATGCAAGATAGAAGTGTCCCAATTGTCTCCTAGAACAAAAATTTCATACAAATGCTACAGTGATTTAAAGGATATCATTAAGCCTAGTATACATGGAGTTTATTTGCAAAAAGGCTATAATTCTTCCACTTTCTTACCACAGGTTTGGGAAGAGCTAAATGATTTTGATCAATTTTTTTTCTATTTGTGCAAAAAGGGTAATTTGCAGTTTCAGGATTTAATGAATGGTGAAATAGAGATTTTTATTTATACAGTTAATATTTTTTCGGAGAATTAAATGAAGCCTGTAGCAATTTATTGTGAAAACAATGACAACTTTTATCAATTTGATCCAGGTACTACACTAGATGAAGCCCTTCAAAAAATAGATATTGATAAATCTGGTAAAATTGTTGGTGCAAGGGTCAACAATAAAATTAAAGATTTGTCTTATACAGTTTATAAACCCGAAAATATAAAGTTTATAGATTTACATGACCCTGATGGGAATAGAATGTATTTAAGATCTCTAACTTTTGTTTTAGAGAAAGCGGTCTTAGACCTATTTGGGAAAATAAAGTTTAAAGTTAAACATTCTGTTGCAAATGGCTTGTTTTGTGAAGTGGAAGGCGAGCGTTTTAAGTTAGATTCGAAAACTATTGAATCGTTAAAGAACAAAATGGAGTCAATTGTTAAAGATAATATACCTTTTTTCAGACATGAGATTCAAACAGAAAAAGCTATAAAAATTTTTGATGATTTCGGTTATACAGATAAAGCTGAATTGTTTAGATCTAGAAAAAATCTTTATTCCTCTGTTTATTATCTTGGCAATCTTCCTGGATATTTTTATGGTCATTTGGTTCCTTCAACCTCCTATCTTGAGGTGTTTGACTTGATGGCTTATCAGGATGGTATTTTATTGATGTATCCTGATACTTCAGATATTACGAAAGTGAAACCATTTGTCAAGCAAGATAAAATGTTCAATATTTTTAAGGAACATAAATGTAATGCGAAACTACTCAATGTCGAAAATGTTGCTCTTGTAAATAAAGCCATCGATAATGGATGTATGAAGGAGATTATAAAATTATCTGAAGCTTTGCATGAAAAGAAAATTTCTCAGATAGCTGATAAAATTCATGATAGGAAAAATTGTAAATTAGTATTGATTTCCGGACCATCTTCATCTGGAAAAACTACTTTTTCCAAAAGACTTTCATTGCAATTAAGATTGTTAGGGTATAAACCTATAGAGATTTCCCTTGATGATTATTTTGTTAATAGAGAATTTACTCCCAAAGATGAAAATGGTGACTATGACTTTGAAGATATCAAGGCTATTGATACTGATCTTTTCAATGAAAATCTTCTGAAACTTATGAATAATGAATCTGTTGATATGCCAAGATTTAATTTTTCTTCAGGTTCAAGAGAGTATAAAGGTGATGTCATTGTTCCGCAGGAAGGAAATATTTTTATTGTTGAAGGTATTCATGGTCTGAATCCTCGATTATCTACAAAAATTCCTGAAAAAAATAAGTTTAAGATTTATGTGTCAGCTCTAACTCAGATTTCTGTTGATAATCTTAATCGTATTCCAACAACAGATAATAGATTATTGAGAAGGATTGTTAGAGATCATAATTTTAGAAATAACTCTGCTCTGGATACTTTAAAAAGATGGCCAAGTGTGAGAAGGGGAGAGGAGAAAAATATTTTTCCTTATCAGGAGGAAGCTGATGAGATGTTCAACTCTTCTTTACTGTATGAGCTTTTAGTCTTGAAAAACGCTGCAGTACCTTTGTTAAAGGAGATTCCTGAAAAAGAAAAAGAATATGCTGAAGCGGTAAGATTATTGAAATTTTTATCTTATTTTAATTTTTATGACGCAAAAGATATCCCTCCGACATCAATTTTGAAAGAATTTTTAGGTGGTAGTAGTTTTTCTTACTAGGAAGGAATTAAAATGAAACTGTTTTTATCGCTTCTAATTATTTTCTCTTTTCTTTCGGCCTCTGTTGAGGTCGAAACTATTAAATCCAATAGCGAAATTTCTCTGTTTTCTGTGACTATTACTGAAGATTGCTCAAATGACTTTCATTATGTAAAAAAAATAATCGTGCCATCCAAAAATTTTGAATTTTCTGTTAAGGGAAGGAGTAAAGGAGATGTAAAAGTTTTGTACACAGGAAATGTAAGAAACTATTATACTGCTGCGATGGCTTTTGATGGCTCATTTACCAAGGGTGAGAATTTTGAAATAAAAATTATTCATAAAAGTTCTGTTAAGCAAAATTATAGAAAATCGTACGATCCTTTTTTTAAAGAGGATTATCTAAATTACAATGAAATGAAGAGTTATTCGACAAAAGTTGTAAATTCTTCCGGTTCAAAAAGCAATTATTTAAACAAAAAGTCATATACTATTTCTGTCAATGAAGATGGTTTGTACTATGTTGATCATTACGAATTTTTGAGAAGAGGGATTGATCTTTCATCTTATGATCCAAGAAAGTTCAGGCTTTTCAATGAAGGAGTAGAGATTCCTATTTTTATCAATGGTGAAAGCGATGGCGTATTTGACCTTTATGATTATATTGAATTTTACGGAACAAAAAATCTTTACAGATATCGAGACAGGCATCCTGACAGATATCTAGATATCGAATCGGAAGATAACAACTATATATTAGTTATTGATGATGTCGATGGATTACGACTTTTAGAAGAGGATGTTTCAATTTTAGAGGAAGATCCATTCAAACCTGATTATTTTAAAAAAAATGTACATTTCGAAGAGGATAATGTAAGAAATAACCTAAAATTTGTCCCAAAAAAGATCTCTCCAGACACCTATTTTTATACTGAAATAAGAGGTGGAGAAAATAAGTCAATACAATTTGAATTAGATAACATTGTAAAAGAAGATATAAAGGTAAAATATTCTCTGATTTCTATACTTTCAACAATGAATTACAATATCGGTTATGATTTAAATCTAACGATTAATAATAAAAATTTTAACACTTCGTGGATTGGTCCAGAACCACATGTTGATAGTGCTTACGTTGGACAGGATTATATTCTTGAGGGGAAGAATGAGTTTAATCTTATGAATATCAACGGGATAGATGAGGATATTCTTTTGAATTGGTTTGAGGTTGAATATGGATCTTCATTTACAGCTAAAGATGATTATCTTGAGTTTAATCAAGGTGGACGATCTGTTGCAGGTAATTTTATTGTTCCAACAGAAAAGATGTATGAGTTATCTATTGAAGGTTTTACAAGTGATGATATCTTTATTTACAAAAAAGGAGTATCCAAACTTACAAATTTTCAGATAAAAAGCTATAAGGACAAATTCAATCATCTTAGATATAAGGCTGTACTTCAAGATTTCATAGTTGACAGGGCTGACTATCTAGCCTTAAGTAAAGATAAAAAAATCAAACCGTTAAATATTGTAGAGAATGTTGTTTATACTAAGTCACTGAAAGAGATTTCAAATTCTGCAGATTATTTAATTATTTCCAGTGAAGAGATGTTGGAGTCTGAACTATTGGACGAGTATATAGAGAGAAAAGAGTCAAATCAATTTGGTTCTGGAAATATCATGACTGTGGATGTGAATCAAATTTTAATGGAATTCAGTAATGGTGAGTGGACTGGTGAGGCTTTGCATGACTTTTTTAAATATATGATAAGGTACTGGGAAAAACCTGCTTCTTACGTTCTTTTAATTGGTAATTCTTCCTATGATCATATCAAACATGGAGACGGGGATATTGTACCTTTAAAAACATTTCAACACTTTAACTATGGTTTCGTTGCATCTGATTATATTTATACAACTTTTGACGAGGAAGAAAATATTTCGGATATGACCGCTTTCCAATTTTATATTGGTAGACTGCCTGTAAGGACTGTAAATCAACTTGAGAATTTCTTAGTTAAAAGTGAGAGATATGAGAATATTACAGAGGATGGTCCAGATTATAGAAACAGGCTAAAAGATTTATAT encodes:
- a CDS encoding Crp/Fnr family transcriptional regulator, with the translated sequence MEIADKVDNIVNLPLFFGLKDTDVKRIADQFIISDVKKNKFLFEEGVGSHWIFFVLRGKIKVLAHSASGKDVIVKLSTDNDLLTDNGVIYNSDSEYNYSAQALEDSIVAKVSVTDFKNMLNTFPVISLNLNSLLDKYLRDSYLVLRDMALEKVERRIAINILKLAKRTGVKVKEGIKLQIKLSRQDIANLSGTTIETAIRVMSKLKKDGIISEEKGSITITQRHRLVSIAEEF
- a CDS encoding tetratricopeptide repeat protein, with the protein product MDQISDFKKKFKTEKFYFIRLAEHYFENGEIKKCEKLMTDYGYEYENFVSVDILRAKILQKSKKFEESLTILERLAVLEPKNQLVFELMGEAYLGLGISEKYRDCLKKIYETDPFNKSVKTLLGYDNRKSIVDYEETSIGKSDEKVDPEFEENELVIKSGSSYASDMRSHKEVLTNKRIEALKNFKNKIHRNENLNEDDIENNLKPHVDIVSHFEEFEEKEETLKGLDDNLQNEEIKVENDVILPDLSMDNDPAYNFKEIEKETSSEMSPEKSERPSDDVDVFDLLEEEVTPNEKLVEASDEYNEEELKKIIQKSAILNEEELSEFSQSVKFYNDIDLVEEERVFSTENDEEATNRLGFIVDEESNFKKVVVDSLVKPDKKVQTKKQIKIATTTLGQIYDAQGKYQEARDNYKEMLQKDPNNIDYKIKLVDAEFNIGRTRVEEEMNYYTALLDKFPENKKYLDRFKKFKEELDYLKKERDDKVNKLKQRLT
- the dnaG gene encoding DNA primase, whose protein sequence is MIPREQIDRVLQSTNIVDVISDRIELRRSGSNFKGRCPFHDEKTASFMVSEQKQIFKCFGCGISGNVIKFVSEYDRIPWQDAVRGLAQKAGIELTEKYSGDVKSRDVILEAKKLLKQITDIYYNNLLKEMENEDGVVSQFLKKRRLTKAAVDYFKIGYAPDNWNFISNNRDIINSYDLDLLVRNGIVKLNEFGKPYDFFRGRVMFPIYDITGDVIAFSGRDIFDNKDTAKYLNSPESPLYNKGATFFGLYHSLGKIRQTSSAVLVEGNIDQVSLFMGGMENVIALCGTGLTKDHVKILKRNVERVVIMFDGDSAGFKSSVRSSLMILDEGLKTEIIMMPDNEDPDSYLKTYGMNKLLDLMNNYTSFVEFFIKVKGVPKTPEEKINLIREFGDSISEVKQDIVRDVLISEFSKVLGLNETSVKKAVSGIKRTKFREMSEDTFSDETVYSKTFGRDLVEFGLIYLMITREEYLKKAIRLFTEDNFSNKFAARLFFKIFELYEDGETADFVLLLNEIEDEGLKSFFIDFSSKQEEEFFSDSSETEVRLRYAFEYMINVMENYIVDDMKEKVKEQIQFDDGESDDLLMKLYLQKKNRNVIK
- a CDS encoding SPOR domain-containing protein, whose amino-acid sequence is MKMIFLLLILQFLVSAEICEIKDYNSIKFDVDIKLPPKNFFPEMVEAKEEKLTTNYDSVYVSIDGFRIQLYKTSDFAEAKEKESYFREVFIEDEVVLIFEEPFYKIRVGNYKSRNEADIVRIRLEKNGFRNGLVVPDKINILKLENRE
- a CDS encoding glutamate--tRNA ligase, with product MDKVRVRFAPSPTGYVHVGSLRSALYNYLFAKKNNGTMILRIEDTDQSRLVEGAVDNLLSSMEWAGIKFDEGPHVGGDFGPYVQSERTELYRKYAEELMEKGFAYKCFCTSDDLEKMREEQLQQNVPQPQYDRRCRNLTQEQIDNKIKNGEKYTVRLKVPLTKDKVEFTDMVYGNIAVDSDTIADQVLLKSDGFPTYHLANIVDDHLMEISHVIRGEEWIPSTPLHVVLYKAFGWESPKFCHLPLLVNSERKKLSKRHGDVSVESFKEKGILEEALINYVSLLGWHPSGDREVFRMEELIAEFSAERISKSSAVFDYVKLDWMNSQYLKDADNERIYNIIANHIKGSDKEVENKSKWLLIIEALKSRVQKAADIVLEAELFFNEAVISEELLDSMVMVESTQLLLNELINKVDTVEFNGKNITALMNSIGKENKIKGKMLWMPVRIVLTGQEHGPDLDKMIDIFGKDEFIKRTKACIR
- the tmk gene encoding dTMP kinase encodes the protein MKGKFITFEGIDGSGKTTQVNKFLKALESKGIAYKFFREPGGTRIGENLREFLLDNKNNDMKPVTELLLYCASRAQLVPEIIDNLEKGLWVVCDRFIDSTLCYQGYGRGLDKDFIRKANEFVCSGKFPDVTFYIKIDYKTSIDRQSARNGKKDRLENEESDFFYRLIDGFDYIAREYNERISVIDGSLTEEEVFNDVLSQLRIKTGVNL
- a CDS encoding cytidine/deoxycytidylate deaminase family protein — translated: MSRVRPTWDQYFMEVMNAVAKRSTCDRGMVGCVIARDSQILATGYAGAPKALPHCDDVGHQMKKIVHEDGNITEHCVRTVHAEQNAICQAAKLGVSIDGATLYCRMTPCRTCAMLIINCGIKRVVCEKKYHAGVESEEMFKLAGIEVEYFNDEVQSYK